From the Chloroflexota bacterium genome, the window TGCGGCGTGTCAGTTGCCGGGGCCAGCACCCCAAAGCCCAACCGCCGGGCGGCGGCCTCGGCTTCGTCGGGGTCGCGCCCGTGCAGGCGCAGTTCCGCGCCCGCGCCGCGCTGGCCGGCCCCGGCCAGCGATCCTTCCATCGCGTGGCCTTGATAGGTGTGGTCGGCGTGCAACATCCACTCAGCGCCGTTGGCCCGCAGAACGGCAAAGTCCGGGTCGCTGTAAACCACCGTTGCGCCCAGCACCTCACGCTGAAAGACGAGCGCCTTCCCAACGTCACGCACCAGCAAATTGATCGTCAGCGCCTTGAGTGAGCGGCTGTAGTCGGCGGCTGGCATCCAGGGGTCGCCGGTTCGTAGTTTCATATTGATCTCCTTACGCAAACGTAGAGCGATTTGCCAAATCGCTCCACAATGAGAGATTCGCCGCAGAGTTTCTTTCTCTCTGCGCTCTCCACGAACTCTGCGGTTGAGAATCAGGCCAACACCTGAGCCAACACTTGCGGCTCGACGTTGCCGCCGCTGATGACGGCGACAGTCTGGCGCGCGGCGGGCAGTTCGTTTTGACGATAGAGCCAGGCGGCAAAGGGGACAGCGCCGCTCGGCTCGGCCACCAGCCGCGCTTCGAAGGCCAGGGTTCGCATGGCATTCCGAATTTCGTCTTCGCTCACGGTCACAATATCGTCCACGTAAGCTTGAATGTGCGGCCAGGTGAGCGCGCCGAGTTTCTGCACCCGCAAACCGTCGGCGATGGTGCGCGAGACCTGCTCGGCGGTGTAGCCGGTGAGCGTGCCACTCCGCAAACTTTCCTGCGCGTCGGCGGCCAGTTCCGGCTCGACGCCGATCACTTTGATATTGGATCGGCTCAACTTCAAGGCGGCGGCTATCCCGGAGATCAATCCGCCGCCGCTGACCGGAACCAGGGCCAACTCGGCGTCCGGCAAATCCTCAAGAATCTCCAAACCAATCGTGCCCTGCCCGGCCATCACCCGCTCGTCGTCGTAAGGTGGAACCGGAACCAGGTTGCGCTCCTTCGCCAGCGATTCAAATTTGGCGAGGCGTTCTTCACTGCTGTTGCCCACCAGCACCACTTCTGCACCGTAGCCCTTTGTCTTGTCAATTTTAATTTTGGGCGCGTTGCTCGGAATGACGATGATGGCTTTGACGCCGAGCGCCCGCGCCGCGTAAGCCACCGCCTGAGCGTGGTTGCCGCTGGAGTGGGTGACCACACCGCGCTCACGCTCCGCCGGGGTGAGGCTGGCGATGGCATTATAAGCGCCGCGCAATTTGAACGCGCCCATCGGTTGCAGGTTTTCGGGCTTGAGGAAGAGGGAACGGTTGGGGGCAGAACCCGGGTAGGCCAGCAGGGGCGTTCGCACGGCAATGCCCCGGATTCTGGTTTGGGCGAGTTGGATGTCTTTGAGGGTGATCATGGAGAGACACGGCGCTGTTGCCGCAGTTGCCAGGAGTGAGTTGCGAAGGTGTCTTAGGCCGCCATATACACGTGGACTTCGCGCTCTAACCGGCCGGCCAGTTTGTCCTTCTCGATTTCAAGATCGTAACGGGCCTGAAGATTTATCCAGAAGCGATCAGAAAGGCCGAAGTAACGCGATAGCCGAAGGGCAGTATTCGGACTAATAGAACGCTTGCCCAAAACTATCTCGTTGATCCGGCGAGATGGCACATTGATATCTTTGGCGAGCCGATATTGGCTGATATTCAGTGGTTTTAGAAATTCTTCGAGGAGAATTTCACCGGGATGAATTGGAGATAGCTTTCGTTCGGCCAAGGGAGTCTTTTGTTTCATAGGTCACCTTGGGCTATTTATCCGCCAGTTTGAGGAGATTGTCAAATGGAAAATGGTTCGGAATTAGCGGCGCGGGCTGGCTGGCGTTCTCGGCCAAATGGCTATGTACTTTCATCGGATTTCACCCGGCAGCGTTCCGCTCAATTAATCCGGGATGTCTAGCGCAACACGCAGTGCTTGATTGAGTTCGTCAATTTTGTGTGGTGGGAGCGTGCCGATGAAGTTGGTCAAGACAGATTTAGGCAGACTCACCAGTTCGTCGCAGTGAATGCTACTGGCGTGCTTCATGCCCTCGTCTTCGCCAATTGCTACCTGAGAGGACAAGCCATTACGCAACCTGATAAGCGAGAACGTCTGCCGCTTCCTGATTGAGATAGTCGGCCCGCCGGTTGATGATCTCAAGGTCTCTGGCGTTTTGCTCTTCCCGAATCAGTTGAGCAATGAAGGCCCGCACTGCTTGTTCGATGAACACCGAGCGGTTTCCATAAAGCTTGGCTCGCTTATCAATGACTCTGAGCAGGTCCTGAGGGAGAGTGATGTAGGTTCTGACTTTCATGT encodes:
- a CDS encoding VOC family protein, giving the protein MNMKLRTGDPWMPAADYSRSLKALTINLLVRDVGKALVFQREVLGATVVYSDPDFAVLRANGAEWMLHADHTYQGHAMEGSLAGAGQRGAGAELRLHGRDPDEAEAAARRLGFGVLAPATDTPHGLREVYLLDDDGYTWVPDTLVKP
- a CDS encoding pyridoxal-phosphate dependent enzyme produces the protein MITLKDIQLAQTRIRGIAVRTPLLAYPGSAPNRSLFLKPENLQPMGAFKLRGAYNAIASLTPAERERGVVTHSSGNHAQAVAYAARALGVKAIIVIPSNAPKIKIDKTKGYGAEVVLVGNSSEERLAKFESLAKERNLVPVPPYDDERVMAGQGTIGLEILEDLPDAELALVPVSGGGLISGIAAALKLSRSNIKVIGVEPELAADAQESLRSGTLTGYTAEQVSRTIADGLRVQKLGALTWPHIQAYVDDIVTVSEDEIRNAMRTLAFEARLVAEPSGAVPFAAWLYRQNELPAARQTVAVISGGNVEPQVLAQVLA
- a CDS encoding HigA family addiction module antidote protein, whose product is MAERKLSPIHPGEILLEEFLKPLNISQYRLAKDINVPSRRINEIVLGKRSISPNTALRLSRYFGLSDRFWINLQARYDLEIEKDKLAGRLEREVHVYMAA
- a CDS encoding type II toxin-antitoxin system PemK/MazF family toxin, producing the protein MKHASSIHCDELVSLPKSVLTNFIGTLPPHKIDELNQALRVALDIPD
- a CDS encoding ribbon-helix-helix protein, CopG family codes for the protein MKVRTYITLPQDLLRVIDKRAKLYGNRSVFIEQAVRAFIAQLIREEQNARDLEIINRRADYLNQEAADVLAYQVA